The following coding sequences are from one bacterium window:
- a CDS encoding fused MFS/spermidine synthase: MTRIPRRDPNLAILDLVVFLAGFAFLIHEVVWNRLLSLVLGATVTAATLVLAAFMAGFGIGAAVWGRVADRARRPWALLACLLLGLGVLGALAYAVAGALLPRLGSVAAHVGAALLLGVPSFLMGGLFPLAGRLAAAGRGPLASALGRLYALETLGSALGGLAAGFVLLGVLGQDLTLALAVAVDLALGAWLLVTRGSVELPVSAGAPSPAPAFAALPDAARVAVPVAAFACGFAILALQVVWMRMFRIYLTNTSYTFALIASLAILGLYLGSALFRRRADRLTAPGRSLLRALLLLAATALLGLLLLARLPEALMFPLQGASGNAVVRILLLPLVASLLIVVPPAVCSGYAFPLACSLAASGRGAGRDVGVGRDVGMVLAVNTAGCVLGPVVAAFVLIPALGAAVAIVAIIAVPVAAAWFVARRSGAPARTGRALLVALALLLAVAAWRPQVRILPPSFGRFDREVLFYDETVEGTVTVGRDRDTRSQALYTYVNNSAVIGSSYDAVKVVKMVGHFPFLVRPDLRDVLVIGFGIGVTTSAIASHPEVRSITCVELVPGLAEAATYYRDLNRDVASDPRLTIVRGDGRRRLQASARKYDLISCDPTHPVLGSGNLYTREYFELCRSRLNPGGLVSQYLPLHKLRTAELMGLIATFHDVFPDGAVWLGHYHAVLLGSTAPLRLDFGEWAARAAALGEDPHFYNDPYHLAATLALDGPTIGRLTAGARLNTDDRSYTEFFAPGCLDEANLSANLRYLQERRVGVGAVFDGIPDPALMARFVEGNRLLTESLVRQTGGDPRGGLQALQEACRANPEDLEYPFLIRMAR, from the coding sequence GCCGTCCCTGGGCCCTGCTGGCGTGCCTGCTGCTGGGGCTCGGCGTCCTGGGCGCCCTGGCCTACGCCGTGGCGGGCGCGCTGCTGCCGCGGCTGGGCTCGGTGGCCGCGCACGTGGGCGCCGCGCTGCTGCTGGGCGTGCCGTCGTTCCTGATGGGCGGCCTGTTCCCGCTGGCCGGCCGGCTCGCCGCCGCCGGCCGCGGTCCGCTGGCGTCGGCCCTGGGCCGGCTCTACGCGCTGGAGACGCTGGGCAGCGCCCTGGGCGGTCTCGCGGCCGGGTTCGTCCTGCTGGGCGTCCTGGGGCAGGACCTGACCCTCGCCCTGGCCGTGGCCGTCGATCTGGCGCTCGGAGCCTGGTTGCTCGTGACCCGCGGGTCGGTCGAGTTGCCGGTGAGCGCCGGCGCGCCTTCGCCTGCGCCCGCCTTCGCCGCCCTGCCGGACGCCGCCCGCGTGGCCGTTCCAGTCGCCGCCTTCGCCTGCGGCTTCGCCATCCTCGCCCTGCAGGTCGTCTGGATGCGGATGTTCCGCATCTACCTGACGAACACCAGCTACACCTTCGCGCTGATCGCCTCGCTGGCGATCCTGGGCCTTTATCTGGGCAGCGCCCTGTTCCGCCGGCGCGCCGATCGCCTCACCGCGCCCGGGCGGTCCCTGCTGCGCGCCCTGCTGCTGCTGGCGGCGACCGCGCTGCTGGGGTTGCTGCTGCTGGCGCGGCTGCCCGAGGCGCTGATGTTCCCCCTGCAGGGAGCGTCCGGGAACGCCGTCGTGCGGATCCTGCTGCTGCCGCTGGTGGCTTCCCTGCTGATCGTGGTGCCGCCCGCGGTGTGCTCCGGCTACGCCTTCCCGCTGGCCTGCAGCTTGGCGGCCTCGGGTCGTGGCGCGGGTCGTGACGTCGGCGTGGGTCGGGACGTGGGCATGGTGCTGGCGGTCAACACCGCCGGCTGCGTGCTCGGGCCGGTCGTGGCGGCCTTCGTGCTGATCCCGGCGCTGGGCGCGGCCGTCGCGATCGTGGCCATCATTGCCGTGCCGGTCGCCGCGGCCTGGTTCGTCGCCCGCCGCAGCGGTGCACCGGCGCGGACGGGGCGCGCCCTGCTCGTGGCGCTCGCCCTGCTGCTCGCGGTCGCGGCCTGGCGGCCGCAGGTCCGCATCCTGCCGCCCTCGTTCGGCCGCTTCGACCGCGAGGTGCTGTTCTACGACGAGACCGTCGAGGGGACCGTCACCGTGGGGCGGGACCGCGACACCCGCTCGCAGGCCCTCTACACCTACGTCAACAACAGCGCGGTGATCGGCTCGTCCTACGACGCGGTCAAGGTCGTCAAGATGGTCGGGCACTTCCCGTTCCTGGTGCGGCCCGACCTGCGCGACGTGCTGGTGATCGGCTTCGGCATCGGGGTGACCACCTCGGCCATCGCCTCGCACCCCGAGGTGCGGTCGATCACCTGCGTCGAACTGGTGCCGGGCCTGGCCGAGGCCGCGACCTACTACCGCGACCTCAACCGCGACGTGGCGTCCGACCCGCGCCTGACCATCGTGCGGGGCGACGGGCGGCGGCGCCTGCAGGCGTCCGCGCGGAAGTACGACCTGATCTCCTGCGACCCGACCCACCCGGTGCTCGGCTCGGGCAACCTGTACACGCGCGAGTACTTCGAGCTGTGCCGGTCGCGCCTGAACCCCGGCGGCCTGGTCTCGCAGTACCTGCCGCTGCACAAGCTGCGCACCGCGGAGCTGATGGGGCTGATCGCCACCTTCCACGACGTGTTCCCCGACGGCGCCGTCTGGCTGGGCCACTACCACGCCGTGCTGCTGGGCTCGACTGCGCCGCTGCGCCTCGATTTCGGGGAGTGGGCCGCCCGCGCCGCCGCGCTGGGGGAGGACCCCCACTTCTACAACGACCCCTACCACCTGGCGGCGACGCTGGCCCTGGACGGCCCGACCATCGGCCGGCTGACCGCGGGCGCCCGGCTCAACACCGACGACCGCTCCTACACGGAGTTCTTCGCCCCGGGCTGCCTGGACGAGGCCAACCTGTCGGCGAACCTGCGCTACCTGCAGGAGCGCCGCGTCGGGGTCGGGGCGGTCTTCGACGGGATCCCGGACCCGGCCCTCATGGCCCGCTTCGTCGAGGGCAACCGGCTGCTGACCGAGAGCCTGGTGCGCCAGACCGGCGGCGACCCCCGCGGCGGCCTGCAGGCCCTGCAGGAGGCCTGCCGGGCCAACCCCGAGGACCTGGAGTACCCGTTCCTGATCCGGATGGCCCGTTGA
- the speA gene encoding biosynthetic arginine decarboxylase yields MTGMVPWTTAKSEELYGFPHWGAGYFHINERGHVTVTPDGPQGPSVDLADLVESARQRNIELPVLFRFNGILRHRVRAISAAFQAAIAEYDFQGKYCPIFPIKVNQVRHVVDVINEAGLPYDMGLEVGSKPELMAVLAIQDNPEALLVCNGYKDRRYIELALMAKRVGRRPVIVIEKPSEIALVLDVAEELGVEPEIGFRLRLAGKGAGRWEHSGGERAKFGLTVSEIVAAVGFLRERGKLDCVRLLHFHNGSQLTAISSLKVGLREAAQVYVQLRKHCPSLTHMDVGGGLAVDYDGSKTASESSMNYTVDEYARDVVWIIKETCDQTDAPHPTIATEFGRATVAHHSVLVFEVLGIANTFSTPCDPETVLAATKAPAIINMAQLLQELSPKNAMETLHDAVELRQDILQEFSLGLLSIEDRAFGDQAYWALLNTISGMTDQMHYIPEDLQRLPALLTDTYFCNFSIFQSLPDSWAVDQIFPITPVNRLNERPTRRVVLADITCDSDGKIDRFPDLREVKRYLPAHTLRDGERYTFAAFLVGAYQEILGDLHNLFGDTNAVHVEVNGHVEFTTVVRGDSVRRVLNFVQYDKGALVERWRTALERAVNQGRLTPRESADVLRKYEQAFDDYTYLK; encoded by the coding sequence ATGACCGGAATGGTGCCCTGGACGACGGCGAAGAGCGAAGAGCTGTACGGCTTCCCCCACTGGGGCGCCGGCTACTTCCACATCAACGAGCGCGGCCACGTCACGGTCACGCCCGACGGGCCGCAGGGCCCCTCCGTCGACCTCGCCGACCTGGTCGAGTCGGCGCGCCAGCGCAACATCGAGCTGCCGGTGCTGTTCCGGTTCAACGGCATCCTGCGCCACCGCGTGCGCGCGATCAGCGCCGCCTTCCAGGCCGCCATCGCCGAGTACGACTTCCAGGGCAAGTACTGCCCCATCTTCCCGATCAAGGTCAACCAGGTGCGCCACGTCGTGGACGTGATCAACGAGGCCGGCCTGCCCTACGACATGGGCCTGGAGGTCGGCAGCAAGCCCGAGCTGATGGCCGTGCTCGCGATCCAGGACAACCCCGAGGCGCTGCTGGTCTGCAACGGTTACAAGGACCGCCGCTACATCGAGCTGGCGCTGATGGCCAAGCGGGTCGGGCGCCGCCCGGTCATCGTCATCGAGAAGCCGTCGGAGATCGCGCTGGTGCTCGACGTGGCCGAGGAACTCGGCGTCGAGCCCGAGATCGGCTTCCGCCTGCGCCTGGCCGGCAAGGGCGCCGGCCGCTGGGAGCACAGCGGCGGCGAGCGCGCCAAGTTCGGGCTGACCGTCTCGGAGATCGTGGCCGCGGTGGGCTTCCTGCGCGAGCGCGGCAAGCTGGACTGCGTGCGGCTGCTGCACTTCCACAACGGCAGCCAGCTGACGGCCATCTCGTCGCTCAAGGTCGGCCTGCGCGAGGCGGCCCAGGTCTACGTCCAGCTGCGCAAGCACTGCCCCTCGCTCACCCACATGGACGTGGGCGGCGGCCTGGCCGTGGACTACGACGGTTCCAAGACGGCCTCGGAGTCGTCGATGAACTACACGGTCGATGAGTACGCGCGCGACGTCGTCTGGATCATCAAGGAGACCTGCGACCAGACCGACGCGCCGCACCCGACCATCGCCACCGAGTTCGGGCGCGCGACCGTGGCCCACCACTCGGTGCTGGTCTTCGAGGTGCTGGGCATCGCCAACACCTTCTCGACGCCCTGCGACCCCGAGACCGTGCTGGCCGCGACCAAGGCCCCGGCCATCATCAACATGGCGCAGCTGCTGCAGGAGCTGTCGCCCAAGAACGCGATGGAGACGCTGCACGACGCCGTGGAGCTGCGGCAGGACATCCTGCAGGAGTTCAGCCTCGGCCTGCTGTCCATCGAGGACCGCGCCTTCGGCGACCAGGCCTACTGGGCCCTGCTGAACACCATCAGCGGCATGACCGACCAGATGCACTACATCCCCGAGGACCTGCAGCGCCTGCCGGCCCTCTTGACCGACACCTACTTCTGCAACTTCTCGATCTTCCAGTCGCTGCCCGACAGCTGGGCGGTCGACCAGATCTTCCCGATCACGCCGGTCAACCGCCTGAACGAGCGGCCGACCCGCCGCGTCGTGCTGGCGGACATCACCTGCGACTCCGACGGCAAGATCGACCGCTTCCCCGACCTGCGCGAGGTCAAGCGCTACCTGCCCGCCCACACGCTGCGCGACGGCGAGCGCTACACCTTCGCGGCCTTCCTCGTCGGCGCCTACCAGGAGATCCTGGGCGACCTGCACAACCTGTTCGGCGACACCAACGCGGTCCACGTCGAGGTCAACGGCCACGTCGAGTTCACGACGGTCGTGCGCGGCGATTCGGTGCGGCGCGTGCTGAACTTCGTGCAGTACGACAAGGGCGCCCTGGTCGAGCGCTGGCGCACGGCGCTGGAGCGCGCCGTCAACCAGGGCCGGCTCACCCCGCGCGAGTCGGCCGACGTGCTGCGCAAGTACGAGCAGGCCTTCGACGACTACACCTACCTGAAGTAG
- a CDS encoding S8 family serine peptidase has product MLRKALATTLALFALILLLASPGFAADTRAFAPAQDGFATQAPEVATYAADRVLVQLTRDGLAASRLSQLLDKGARAPGAATGLASLDALAAAAGVRAVERPYDLPGDVAKAADLGVDRWFMFRFETKQDMADVAKTLGRDPSVEAVSLDWVAFPAAVPADPLYVNHWGHNNTAQLPGLDWGGTYDHTLTTTVGTVGFDANAQVAWDGSQGYGSSSVVVAIIDSGVDIDHPDLRLVTGYDFGSNDTNPDDNSTTAGHGTCCAGVVASMNNTIGCAGIAAGVSIMPLKVATSTGAMYFSAIQSALYYAADHAADVVSMSLGAAISSDAATDTAILYAYNAGCTILAATGNENMSTISYPAINANVIGVGAASPCGERKRSSSSSTEVNSGVATDPNGYTCDGERWWGSNYGTTTQNGAGAVDVLGPTILPTTDIVGSGGYRTGDYEPFFNGTSCATPYVAGVCALIVSKNPTWTPAQIRTQLLTTAQDVTSVESAAGWDRYAGFGMVDAAAAVGGVTIPVAPVANFSATPLTGAAPLAVVFTDLSTNTPTSWSWNFGDSGTSTLKSPSHTYAAAGTYTVTLTATNSAGSDGETKTGYIVVTTSSGTWTTITSDNFETGMGTYTDGGLDMLRYTATVNAHQGAAAADIQDNSGTKSSFYHTAGKNVTGYSNLEVNFWFKAVGMETGEDFWVQYYDGAAWRTVATYKSGTDFVNSTFYNKTVTISRATYAYPTAAKLRFMCDASADDDDVYIDEIVFRGYTAALAAAPADEAAADKALPIPFALGQNRPNPFNPSTTFEFSLPADTRVLVRVFDLKGRAVATLADGQYGAGSHSVRWDATEFASGTYFYRIDAGERSSVRKMTLLK; this is encoded by the coding sequence ATGCTACGGAAAGCTCTCGCCACCACACTCGCCCTGTTCGCCCTGATCCTCCTGCTCGCCTCGCCCGGCTTCGCCGCCGACACGCGCGCCTTCGCGCCCGCGCAGGACGGCTTCGCCACGCAGGCGCCCGAGGTCGCCACCTACGCCGCGGACCGCGTGCTCGTCCAGCTGACGCGCGACGGCCTGGCCGCCTCACGGCTGTCCCAGCTGCTGGACAAGGGCGCCCGCGCCCCCGGCGCCGCGACCGGCCTGGCGTCGCTCGACGCGCTGGCCGCCGCCGCCGGCGTGCGCGCCGTCGAGCGCCCCTACGACCTGCCCGGCGACGTCGCCAAGGCCGCGGACCTGGGCGTCGACCGCTGGTTCATGTTCCGCTTCGAGACGAAGCAGGACATGGCCGACGTGGCCAAGACGCTCGGGCGCGACCCGTCCGTCGAGGCCGTGTCCCTGGACTGGGTGGCCTTCCCGGCCGCCGTCCCCGCCGACCCCCTCTACGTGAACCACTGGGGCCACAACAACACCGCCCAGCTGCCCGGCCTGGACTGGGGCGGCACCTACGACCACACCCTGACCACCACCGTCGGCACCGTCGGCTTCGACGCCAACGCCCAGGTCGCCTGGGACGGCAGCCAGGGCTACGGCAGCAGCAGCGTCGTGGTGGCCATCATCGACAGCGGCGTGGACATCGACCACCCCGACCTGCGCCTGGTCACCGGCTACGACTTCGGCAGCAACGACACCAACCCCGACGACAACAGCACCACCGCCGGCCACGGCACCTGCTGCGCCGGCGTGGTCGCCTCGATGAACAACACGATCGGCTGCGCGGGCATCGCCGCCGGCGTCAGCATCATGCCGCTGAAGGTCGCCACCTCCACCGGGGCGATGTACTTCTCGGCGATCCAGAGCGCCCTGTACTACGCCGCCGACCACGCGGCCGACGTCGTCAGCATGAGCCTCGGCGCCGCGATCAGCAGCGACGCCGCCACCGACACGGCCATCCTGTACGCCTACAACGCGGGCTGCACGATCCTGGCCGCGACCGGCAACGAGAACATGAGCACCATCAGCTACCCGGCCATCAACGCCAACGTGATCGGCGTCGGCGCGGCCTCCCCCTGCGGCGAGCGCAAGCGCAGCTCGAGCAGCAGCACCGAGGTCAACTCCGGCGTGGCCACCGACCCCAACGGCTACACCTGCGACGGCGAGCGCTGGTGGGGCTCGAACTACGGCACGACCACGCAGAACGGGGCCGGCGCCGTGGACGTCCTCGGTCCGACCATCCTGCCGACCACCGACATCGTCGGCAGCGGCGGCTACCGGACGGGCGACTACGAGCCCTTCTTCAACGGCACCAGCTGCGCCACGCCGTACGTGGCGGGCGTCTGCGCCCTGATCGTCTCGAAGAACCCGACCTGGACCCCGGCGCAGATCCGCACCCAGCTGCTGACCACCGCCCAGGACGTGACCTCGGTCGAGTCCGCGGCGGGCTGGGACCGCTACGCCGGCTTCGGCATGGTCGACGCCGCGGCGGCCGTCGGCGGCGTCACGATCCCCGTCGCACCGGTCGCCAACTTCTCGGCGACGCCGCTGACGGGCGCCGCGCCCCTGGCGGTCGTGTTCACCGACCTGTCCACCAACACGCCCACGAGCTGGAGCTGGAACTTCGGCGACAGCGGCACCTCGACCCTGAAGAGCCCCAGCCACACCTACGCCGCGGCCGGCACCTACACCGTGACGCTGACCGCGACCAACAGCGCCGGCTCCGACGGCGAGACCAAGACCGGCTACATCGTCGTCACGACGTCGTCGGGCACCTGGACCACCATCACCTCGGACAACTTCGAGACCGGGATGGGGACCTACACCGACGGCGGCCTCGACATGTTGCGCTACACGGCCACCGTCAACGCCCACCAGGGCGCCGCGGCGGCCGACATCCAGGACAACAGCGGCACCAAGTCGTCCTTCTACCACACCGCCGGCAAGAACGTGACCGGCTACTCGAACCTCGAGGTCAACTTCTGGTTCAAGGCCGTCGGCATGGAGACCGGCGAGGACTTCTGGGTGCAGTACTACGACGGCGCGGCCTGGCGGACGGTCGCCACCTACAAGTCCGGGACCGACTTCGTCAACAGCACCTTCTACAACAAGACGGTGACGATCTCCCGCGCCACCTACGCCTACCCGACGGCGGCCAAGCTTCGCTTCATGTGCGACGCCAGCGCCGACGACGACGACGTCTACATCGACGAGATCGTGTTCCGCGGCTACACCGCGGCGCTCGCGGCCGCCCCGGCCGACGAGGCGGCGGCCGACAAGGCCCTGCCGATCCCGTTCGCGCTGGGCCAGAACCGGCCGAACCCGTTCAACCCGTCCACGACGTTCGAATTCAGCCTGCCGGCCGACACGCGCGTGCTGGTCAGGGTGTTCGACCTGAAGGGCCGGGCCGTCGCCACGCTGGCCGACGGGCAGTACGGCGCCGGCTCCCACAGCGTCCGCTGGGACGCGACGGAGTTCGCGTCGGGCACGTACTTCTACCGGATCGACGCGGGCGAGCGCTCGAGCGTCCGCAAGATGACGCTGCTGAAGTAG